The Sander vitreus isolate 19-12246 chromosome 10, sanVit1, whole genome shotgun sequence genome contains the following window.
GAatgacacagagatacagacagagagagagagagagagagagagagagagagagagagagagagagagagagacagaaactgtttgtttttttaattctgtcGATGATTTCCATTCTGTCTCAAAATGAGAATGTGGCTAGGGAGTGGATCTATGGCCAAAAACGATCTCATTACATTTGTCGATCTTCTGTTTACCCATGGCTGACAAAATAGACAGGATTCATAGATATTTTATGATGCAGGAGATAAGTTGTTATTAATACCCAGATACAGTGATATGTGAAATTGAACCACCAGGCAGTGAAGCACAgatagaagaaaaacacaatggCTCATACAGTGGCAGGGTGCAATTCCTATTTTTCAAGAGATACAATGACAAAGCAGTtggaaagacacaaaacaagtcaggttaatacatatatatatatatatatatatatatatatatatatatatatatatatatatatatatatgtaatttgtTTAAAAGAATAATCAATAATCATTACATCAAATTCAACATCAATTTCTTAAGAATACAGGCATTCTATTCTGCAAAAAAATGACTATATGTATGAATTTGTATACTTTTGCATGACCAATCCTGTAATATTGTTGTTAGGAGTCTTAATGACAAATGCTTAATGTTTAGTATGGAAGATGTTTTGTgcaaaaaatgaatatatttgaaTCTCATTGGTCTGATGGCAAACATTCTTAAAACAATATACAAAGATGTTACTGTCCAAAATTGTACTGTGCTAGATTGAAGGACTGTGAATAATAGTTAGATTGCTAGTTGTTTTATGTAGgttgttattattatgataGCAGTTATTAAATCATAATTTAACCTTCATTGACATCACATTGCCaattgattctgattggctgaccaGTATGTGTGTAACCCTGCTAGTTGTAAcatatttttctaaaatgataTATAAGATATGTAATTTTGGAGCATGAACCTttctaaatgctaacattaagAGACTAGCAGTAAATGACATTAAAGTAGACTCTGTTCATCATTCAGACTTCCTTCATGTGATTAGCTGCTATGCATTGGCGCCcgcacagcggctgctgctgctgtgctccAGATGTGGGACCTCACTGTGTCACCCTTTCCTTTAGGGGAGCAGGCAGAGGAGAGCCGAGCTGGAGAGGCCACAGGGGGGCCAGGGCCTGCCGGGTCCCTCTGTCCTCTCCCCAAGGGAGACATCGGCAGGGTCCCTGTCTGGAGCACTATGGAGACATTAGCCAAATGCTATTACCCCGAGCTCGCTCACCTGCGAGACGGCAATGGCCTTCTAGCAGACTATCCTTTTCCAAAGGGGGCTTGCCAAGGTGAgtcaccccctccccccaaccAACCACCTTCCCTACCTCACCCATCTGTGTCACAGCTGATTTTTAATTGCATCCCTCGAGTGCGATTTACATATTgaactttttttgtctttgtctgtgaaAATGAAGTCGTAGTTTAAATCTTGATTTGTACTGGTCTTTTTGCTATTATTTAACTGTTGGAGACCCATTTTTTTGCCAGTTTTAAGCAATATATTTTCATGAATTGTTTTTGGAACTGATGCAGCCTGAGCTTTCTAAATGCCTTTTTGTGCTTTCTTCTTGGACTTCCTTTCTGTGCAAACCAGTGTGCTGTTTGGTTTTCAAAATCTGGCAGGGGAATATTAGCTGTAATTGCATTTATCTTCTTGATCTTCTTGACAGCTTCTGGGCCTTCTCTTAGACTCCCCAAACAACACTGGCTTTTCCAGAGTTAAGACAAAATGGACAATAATTCTATCTAACCAAGGActggaaaaaacaaattgtgtttCATGAACGTAGACAAACAAAACCTCAAGGGAAATAAGTTTATATTTCAGAAGCACAGATCAAGTTTAGAAATGGATATAACGGATATTAATCTTGAACCCTTATAGCCCAAACACCtcaaaacaactaaaataaCCTCATCATTGCTAATGCTAACATGGACGTTTTTAAAGCTGACATGCATGATGTTCAAAGCAATCCACCAATTGGTTAAAATTCATTTCTGGGCCTTTTTCAGCTTCCCTCTCACCCTTCTCCGTGACCCGTCGTATCGGCCACCCTTACCAGAACCGGACGCCGCCCAAGAGGAAAAAGCCTCGCACCTCCTTCAGCCGAGTGCAGATCTGCGAACTGGAGAAACGTTTCCATCGGCAGAAGTACCTGGCGTCGGCTGAGCGCGCCACCTTGGCCAAGGCCCTGAAGATGACAGATGCACAAGTCAAGACCTGGTTTCAGAACAGACGGACAAAATGGCGGTAAGATTTCAGCGGGGTGCTCCTTCACTTAGAGAGTTATCTAATGCAATTCAATCTCCTTTACTGGTGTGAAAGTAAAGAATAGGGAAACGAAAGCATCATAAGTCTCTCGTCTATGTGCCATATTTTGCTCATATCTTCCGCCCCTCGTGATCTACTTAAGCATAACAAAGAGGCCGTGGTGGATTTTTCAGAAGCCGTTTGTCTTTATGAGGGCAGGATGTTCACTCAGAAGAGCCACTCCTTCATCCAATCTTTCTTGTGCCATAAATCGACAGCActgaatgtgtctgtgttttgctcTTGGGTCCAAAATGCTTACCAGTGTTTTACTTTAAACACGAGTAAAATGTCCCGCAGCTGAAGCATTCGAGGCGTCATACAACACAACACCTATTTTGCTTAGCTTAGCTGCCAGTCGAGGCCAGTTCACTTGACCAAGCACAATTACTCGTGAGCCTCCTGAAAGGCCTTTTAGAAACCTGCTGTCCAAAGCAATACTGAAACACTCACAGGAGGAATTGACTGCCAAGTCTatagacagaaaacacacacacacacacacacacacacacacacacacacacacacacacacacacacacacacacacacacacacacacacacactcattcacttCATTTCTAACTGTTGTTTATAGCCATTTGGAAGTAAATGAGTAGGAAATCACATTATGAAGCCCTGCCCATAGTTAAAGGGACAGGACACATACTTCATAAGCATATTACAAACAGCTAAATGACCTTTTAgggttttaatgtttaaacgATCCTAAAAGCTTTTTAGAATGAGTTTTGAATTTAATACACATAGAATACACTTAAAACTTAATAACTTTTTGGGGGCTTGTTAATATTTATGACTTAGTTTATTGGCTTATTTGTTCTAAACGAAATTTGGATTGATgatcctttttaaaatgttgcatttattggaAAGAATTCTAACAATCACATCCTGTAGCAGTAAAAGACCAAGCCATCTTTTTCACTAAATATGTAATAAATAGGAATTTTGCTTGAAATAAAACCACCGAACTAAATCCAAGACTAAATGGCATGTCATACGGAACAAGGGAATAGGCTTAACTTGTTTTTCTGATTTCCTAGTTTTGCTGAGATTTATGCTATTTCCCTGTAGTGTGCACCTGGATGAGCATGAGGGATGTCTTTGCGTGACGACTACGCTAGTAACAAGAGGATGATCAAATCAACAGCCAGGGAATCAGATTATGATAATGCTGTTAACAATAATGTGTGGCTAATGGATGGAGGTTGGTGTGCATGAAAGAGTGTTTTAGAGGTTTCCACCTGCGATTTCTACCTGccatttgtattttgtagtttatGCTGACGGCAAATTTGTTTGTCATGGtttgtattattaataacatcACCATCATTTCAAAATAGCCTTGTAATATTGTAGCTTAATCTGTGTTGCTGATAAGGACCGTTCAGAGTTCTTGGCTGattagcacacacaaacacaaacagaggaATAAATGTCCTAATTACAGTACAAACATCTGTCAGGAAAATTGATTTCAATGTAAAGGAAACTAACTCAGGAGAAGCAACAAATTATgaagaaaagcttttttttatccACTCTCAATCAATACATTTGGAGCTTGTTAAAGATTCACAAATTCTTAATGAACTCTGTTCCTGCATTTATTTTCTCAGCTCACTTTGTTTAATTATATATTCTTGCAGACGCAAAGTATGCCGAGCACTAAAAGTACACCTGGTGTGAGTGAGTCTCTCTGGATACTTTCCAACTTAAAAACTGCAACTTTACCATGAAAAGCCCGCACCGTTTTCAGGAAAACACCCATCTGCTACTTTTCAAAACCAGCATTATGTTACAGTAACATTTGTTGGTATCAGCAACGATGGACACAATATACAGGATGtatgttactgttactgtaacAGATGCTgttctgaaaaagaaaacagattaACATTTCACCTTGAGGCAGAAAGTGTCCTGTATCTCCTCCTCCACGTCACGTCCCCTCACCAACACCTGTCACTCATCCTGATCAGCTGACATTTAGCCTGAAGCTCAGATAACTGGCACAGGTGTtgaataaacatacagtaaaagcaGCCAGTTTGCAAATGAACAGGTTTCATTTGCAAATTTCGTGAGACACGTATAACTGTGCTGCTTTCTTTCTTGATTTCTTTATTGTTTTGACCTTCCGTGTTTTTTTGACTGCACACATTGATAGCCTTGACAAGCtcccaaaaaaaatctatactctaaataatattatttattaaaaaattgAAGTATTTTTTAGGCTTGAAGAGGTAAAATGATCCAGTAATATAcaagaaaaaagggaaaaaataagGAAAATCTAAAATATATGAAACATTTATTATCTCAcaattcatacctggaagctgcccagtacaaccacagtctgatctgctggccactgagcagctccactggagcggttggggttaagggccttgctcaagggcacctcagtggtggtaatgagggagggacaagcactgctctttcactttccccacccagattttatcctgccggtctggggattgaacctcCCGGTCCCAAGCTTGCTTCTCTGACCTTTAGGTCACCACACTTGCGTCCCCTGTGGGGGCCGgacccccaggttgggaaccactgcttaaatataaattatcctgtctatttaaaaaaagaaagttatatTATTTCTTTATGAGGATATAAGACAAACATAGCAATACTGTGGTACGCGGCATTAATACATCTTGTGTACATAAAAATGAACATTATATGTCTTATATCTTCCTCTGTTCCCCTTTGGTCTCCCCCATCCACCCAGGAGACAGACTGcggaggagagagaggctgagaggCAGCAGGCCAACCGACTGATGCTGCAGCTTCAGCAGGAAGCTTTCCAGAAGACGTTGAGCCAGCCTCTGCAGCCAGACCCGCTCTGCCTGCACAACTCCTCCCTGTACGCCCTGCAGAACCTGCAGCCCTGGGCAGACGACAATAAGGTGACCTCCGTCACCTCCGTGGCATCTGTAGTGtgagcgtgagtgtgtgtgtgtgtgtgtgtgtgtgtgtgtgtgtgtgtgtgtgtgtgtgtgtacgtacgtgcgtgcgtgtgtgcatgtgtgtatatgagagagtgtgtgtaaaagagagggagggagagacagacagagggagggacgAAGGTGATGATCTTTATCAAAGTGTCATCAGTGTGAATGGACAAAAGAGAAGAATCTCTTCAGTCTGTTTCTGACATGTCTGATGTTCAAAAACGCAGCACCATTATGGGATTGTCATAGTTATGGGAGAATAATGCttgctttggaaaaaaacaaaaaaaaggaaattacatgGACATTGTGCTTCCTCACTCATTGATCGTTACCAGCAACATTGGGAAGCGTGTGTAGAGAGACACAGCTATCTGTTACTGCCAAGAACTACAAAACACTGTGCAGACTTCACAGCACAGGAGCCACACCGCTGTTTGTCAAAGTTAAGCAACTGTTATCATAAATATCTAAAGTATGTTGAGTCATTTTTCTGCCTTAAACCAAGTTTCCGCTTTCCCTTTAGCTGACGGTCTAAAAGAGAGGAGGGCACTTTATCCATAAGTGCCAGGAAACAAATGGACACCTCTGTACATGCCCAACTATCAAGACTGTTCCCTCTTTTGCCTCTGGATCCCTCACGAGGCAGCAGAGACTCTCTGCCAATAATGGCAAAAAAAGACCTCCTGTTTTTCGCTTTTGACTTTGTACAATGTAGTAAATGCATGTTTCAACCCTTTTCTGTGTGCACTCGGAGGTACCATTGAAGTCAGCTGCCATTGAGGTGGATTGGTGGAACTCCTGATGACGAATTCCTCATTATTATGTTCAATTTAAAGGTGTTTTATATTAAATGATATTGTGACTTTTTGAAAAGATGACAAACACTCTCtgttctccttccctctctttgtctctggtTGGGTTCTTTCACTCACtgcctgtttgttgtttgtCACCATTATGAAAACCCCGCAATAATACTTTATGATTTTAGGGAGCTAGTTAGCCTCATGGGATTTAGCTATGATTACACATTAAAGTTTCAAACCACCCAAAGGTAAGATACCGCTACATTGTATCAGAAGGACAGCACAATTCCTTTTTTTATCCATAAAAACTGATGACTACAGCtcccaggtgtgaatgtgaagGAGGGCGCTGCTGAAAAACAGCAAGCGTGCTCAGCAAAACCctccctggataaataaaggtttgaaaaATGATGCCAGCTCAGATTAGAATGAGAGTACAGGAGAAAATGCACGTGCTGCTGCCAAGGGGACATTTGAATTCctggtttttatttatgtttttgttttattctagTGATTTTCCACAAAGGATGGTGTGTTTCAAGTTTGTGTCCCTTGTCAAGGTTGTCCCTCACCTTTCTACTTTTCCTGTTGGAGTTTGCACACAGTCAGCACAGGGCTCAAGCTTTCAAGGTTCTGAATTCCTTCCTGAAAAAAGCCCTTTGCTGCCTTCATTCCTGCATAGTGTGAAAACCAACTTTTGCATCAGTCAGATGATCAGTCATGGTAAATGAGAAGCTCCCGCGTTCCCGAGTGGTGCATTCCGCTGTTCTTCCAGCTAATCACTTGACACCTACAAGAGGAATGGAAATCTCTGCCGTCAAACAATCCCTCAAATACCTGTACCTGACTAACTTTATCATCATATCTATGTTGTTCTGTATTCAGGTTGATGCTCTATAGTTGGCATAggagtttctttctttcttttttttacagcaaataTGAGTAGATGCTTTGGGACAATGTAAACTAAGTGAACTCAGCCTTATCTTTTCAAAACCCACATTTTTTTATGAGATGTTCGCTCCCCACACCATTTTTGGTATTGGCTTTCAATTGTTGTCTTGAATCACGGCCACATAGACACCAGACAGCCGTAAACATTTGTTATCACCATATCCACCCTATCATGAAAATGCTTATCACTTAAGTCATAACAAAAACGACGCTCTGGAAGCACAGTAAACACATCATTCAGGTTTCTTGCTCGTAAATGAGCCTCCACCAGCATGAACGTCAAAGGAAATGGCCCTTGCTATGCCCACCTTCTCGGCTCAACAGCAAATCACTAGATTCCATTGGACTGTGAGCTTAATGTGAGCCTCTTGTTAATCTTGGCCATGCATCCTGCTGACAAATACCACCTAATATCACCTTTATGACATATTTAGCTTTGCAAACTCCAGGGTAAACATCTTGTGCCTTTTGTTGCGATATCAACAGCATCTGGCTGCTCCAAGTTGTTGCTCAGAGCAGGTTGATGATCTGGTTCGAAACAGCTGTCTGCAACTGCAGCCACCCCCAACAACCCTCCGCTTTCTCTCAAACACAGCACCTATGTTTAGTCAGTTTTCAGGGCGTCTTGCCTGGTTGGGATCCTGTCAATAGCAGGCAGTTCTCCAGGTGACGCCTCCTCTACCCCCATTTCCTCTGCTCCCTTCTGctttcatctctctgtctcGGATGCCTTGAAGACGTGACTTGGCCCATTTTAGAAAAATTCCTTCCTTTATTGTTTTCAAAACTGTGCATTGTGTTTTACTACAGGTGCTTAAAGatattttttctcctctcttgtcATGGCTCTGTCGTTCCTTTTTCTCACCCCCGCTCTCTCACGCTGCCAAAGAGCCCGGTCCTTATCCAATAAAATGTCACCACACAAGCTGAACAAGAGAGGCTCTGGGTATATCAAACTTCCTATCAAACACTCTGTTTTGAACAGGGGCACCATACGCTGTGTTGTTCTCTGTATCACGCTCCTTCGGCTCCCATCAGTTGTTTCCATTCTTGAGATACTCAGTCAACATTTAAGTCATTATCAGGCAGCTGTTGTGACTTCAACGATCAGTCATGTTTGATTCATGAAGAGAAGCTGATTGACATGCTGGCAGACCTCCAGAAAGTGTCATATTTTATATGGAATTGAAACATTATACAGTTTATTCAGACAATCCAATACTCAGCTATCAGGTAACAACAACGAACGTGTTCGATAATTTGTAATTTGCTGCATTTTCACAGATTATCTAACACATATATTACGACTTTAAACTGTAACCATAACTATTACTGAGACTTCtatagcaggggtcttcaatgtttttttacgccaaggaccccttaactgaaaaaaaaagatggatcaGGGACAccctacatatattgtatgaagtgaagttgcatattaaacaaaCCCTACACTAACTTGTAGGGCGgcgcctttatacataccttttttgcatagaattctaagctattcaaattgcctaataattgttggcatgattttatatatcaggtttaaatgttaaacataccTGTGGCACAgggaatccttaggatgaactgcatctgtggatggccttagtgactaccttagcTACAGTTGTGATTAATAttagctaataatatgttggatttatgttaagacatttacatttttgaaaaaactttcaaaaattaacaataatttggaggcccccatgcactgactctgaggacccccctagTGGTCCCCGACcctctgttgaagatctctcTTCTATAGGAAAgagtgtttatatactgtatgatatGCATGTAAAACCAGAAGAAAAGGCCCAtcctaatgcatacttgaaagAACATAGTCCCATAACCTAATCCAGACAACAAGTACTTTCAGTATTGTATCTGTTTTagtgacacatttttttcatacaAAGCATTACATACATTACTTCATACAAAGCAAATAATTTAAGAATAGGACTGTAGAAATGAAGATTAGTTGTAGTTTACGGAGGCTCTGGTGTATTTAACATGTTGATATGGCTTGATTGTCAAAATGTTCTGCAGCACCTCAATAGTTGTACAACACATGACTAATACGAGCAAGTGTGATattgaaattattattttgatattgATATCAGATGTAATAATATTAGTCCACAGTCTCAACAACCATTTTCAGGCCCTGACAGCTGCTGTACTAGAGAAGCAACAGACTGCCAAACTCTGTTAGATCACTGCTAATGTGTTGACATGTGAGGCCTTGTTGACAATAGGCTTTTATGGTTGTTGACTTTAAAATGCTGCCACGGCCCGTTAGTTTGAGTTACTTGGAAAACAACGACTGCATATTGCAGAGGAATTCTGCTGGAGAGGAACAAGTATTTGTCTTGTTAGCTCTAAATCTTCTCTAATTCTATAATATTGGCCTCCGTTTTGATGTTTAATGAGCTGTACATTTTGGTCAAATATGAAGTGTTCTTGCAATACATATTCATAAACAGGTTTTTCCATGTGGGTGAAACTAGTTGTGggaacaaatgaaaatatttttgttccgCTAGATGTGAAAAATGAATTACACCTAATATCAACAGTTTTAACTCTGGTGAACCAGACTAACATCAGCTtggtaaaatgaaaacatttgacaTCATGGGCATTTCAAAACTGATTTCCCCACAGCCATTTGTTCTTGAATATTTTCATTGATCACCCAACATTAGTAATGCCGTAGAACCACAATGCTTCAGTGATAGATGTAATGGTCCTATACTATTTAGTTTTGTCTTTGAATGTATTATTGCTCAGGAAacaaatattatattttatgatGTCATGTGCCTTCCTctaattccattttttttttttttatcaataagACTACAATTGGTCTGAAACTGCCTGGAAAAATCAGTCCTCTCCTTTAGCAATGCCTTTACAAAAGAAGAAATCTACAAACATATCAAGTATGTAAGACCAATTACTagagggaaagaaaataaactATATTCATATGGGTTTGTACTGTAAGTCATCATATTCTGGATATACGGTTTAATATGATGATTATTAACAATCTGTTGCTGCTGTAGCAGGAACATCCTGGAGCAGTGAGTCACTTGCAGCTGAGTCAAGTGAAAAATGAACAActctttctgcagtctgacagcATGACAGAGACTAACTCTACCTGCTGACATGACATGCTTTCAtgattctctctcacacattttTTCAGTCAAGggtatgtgcacacacatatgcccGTAGCCACTCTTACATACATCCACAACCAGTTCCacatatgcatgtgtgcatacaaGAGTAAATGCAGGGACAAAAAGTACACCGTTGTCACCATCTTCCTTGAAACAGTAATGTAAAATAAGTGGCAATAATAATGAGTCATTTTGTTCTGATGATAAAGCATATAGAAATGTATACCGAAACAGACTCTGTGGTGATGGACGATGACTAGTCAATGTAATATcaagtaaatataaaaaaaactaaaatgattgTATCTTTACACCTTCAGGAATCTGTACTAAAGTGCAAAGTAAATGTGTTGACATGGACAACAATATCATATCTGCCATGACAACGGATCTGCAGACGTGTCCTGGCAGTCGGTGGCACATTAAAGCTTTCTCAAGCTTTCAGGCATGCATGAAGACAACTCATTCCTTTTAGGTAATACTGGTACTGTGGATCAGTGACTCAACACCTGCTCAATACGGGCCGGCTATTGACACACTCTAAGGCATTCattaagattagaaaaacatttagcaTTAAGCATTATTCAGCTGCTGCTTCACAATTAGATTTCAGGCATTTTGTTTTAGATGCCTGTGTCTGCGCTCTGAGATGTTTTCTCTTGCaacagaaattaaataaagtcAAGCACTTAAAGAATCACGGTGACAGTGATCACAAAAAGTGCTGAACTGGAAGGTTGGAAGCCTGCAGTACGCAGTGGGTAAGTAGACTGTCCAACTACCGAATGGCCTTAATTGAAGCCCCTGCAAATATAAGAACCTGCCTGCAGTTCCTTTGAGCAAAACAGTGAATCATCACCAGAGGGTTATACTGCTCTAATATTAAGAGCAAGACAAGAAATCTAGTAtcaaaaatggagaaaaaaaatctatagtGCTTTTATACAATACATAAATGATATAACTGATGGGCTTTGAAATGTGTAACAGCCTTGGTCTTTGAGCAACATATATGATTAATAATCTGATTTATATTTGACTACTTAAAATATATGTTTATAATTGAAATCAACAAACCAAAAAGAGGAATGTGTTAATACACTTAAAGCTTGTTTATCCCCCCAAAACAAACCATTGATACAATTATTTTGTGTGCAGTTTGGAAAGTTCCATAGGTTAATTTCTCTTCTATGTAATATCTGAGACTTCAATGGCTTTCCGTTTTATTATCAAAGGCTGCAACTGCCCCCTGGGCTACACTTTTAATATAACTGACCAAAGTCCTCTTTTATTTAGTCCAAAGAGCTCTTTAAGTGATAGGCATAATGGAGAATATCCCAATCTTAATAAAAGGTGTGAAGCTTAATAGAGGAAGCCATTACGAATTAGAAAGATACACACTACTGTATAAATACCCCGCAGATATTCAGAAAATTGGAGGTCGTGCAAAGAACAACTTACACTTAATTACCTGATAATCAAACGTCAACAGTATTTGCCTTCTCTGCTGCCATTTTGTCTGTTTCCTTGCTCATTTCTTTGAGTACATATTGTAGGCTGTCTAACGAccatgtataaataataaataataataataaaaataatactcTTATAGCTTCTGttgaaatatgattcataaccTCTAActtgtatttattaattatattattaagtcgttattatttttcacatttttgtttatagTAGGCTATTTACTTAAAGGATTACCTCTTTCTATATAACGAGAGCTCCATCTAGCGTTCAATCATTAGAACATTCAGTTTCATTTGTCCCACCCAGTCTTTAATTCTATTGGCTCACGTGTTTTTAAGGCCAGTCACGTTCTGCTTCCCCATAGGCTCGGCGATGTGTCCGTCACACCGTTTACGGCAGTGTAACCACCCACTTCAAAGATGGAGGACGATATCACAGATTTGAGCAGACCACAAATGTACTTGTTTGGTGAGCTCTCCTATTCTGGCAAACCTAAAAGAAATTCGGTCGCACAATCAGTTTTACGGCCATGTTATCAGGCACAAATAGCCATTTAACATTTTTAGCTGGAAGaagatagctaacgttaaataGCTGCCTGCCCCTA
Protein-coding sequences here:
- the tlx2 gene encoding T-cell leukemia homeobox protein 2 isoform X1 — protein: MEHTGIEEVNQTHQQQHEPISFGIDQILNSSDQSSGCMLPNRTGDPDYALAPNVYSNGYNSVYNPACSMAAGLAGSYNVNMNMNVSMNMNMNVNVNSGGAGGVIRVPAHRPMPPPPPPAAAAPHPPPSAHPPCIGPGIASVPGMGMGNAANFTFPWMESSRRFAKDKLTGEQAEESRAGEATGGPGPAGSLCPLPKGDIGRVPVWSTMETLAKCYYPELAHLRDGNGLLADYPFPKGACQASLSPFSVTRRIGHPYQNRTPPKRKKPRTSFSRVQICELEKRFHRQKYLASAERATLAKALKMTDAQVKTWFQNRRTKWRRQTAEEREAERQQANRLMLQLQQEAFQKTLSQPLQPDPLCLHNSSLYALQNLQPWADDNKVTSVTSVASVV
- the tlx2 gene encoding T-cell leukemia homeobox protein 2 isoform X2; translation: MEHTGIEEVNQTHQQQHEPISFGIDQILNSSDQSSGCMLPNRTGDPDYALAPNVYSNGYNSVYNPACSMAAGLAGSYNVNMNMNVSMNMNMNVNVNSGGAGGVIRVPAHRPMPPPPPPAAAAPHPPPSAHPPCIGPGIASVPGMGMGNAANFTFPWMESSRRFAKDKLTGEQAEESRAGEATGGPGPAGSLCPLPKGDIGRVPVWSTMETLAKCYYPELAHLRDGNGLLADYPFPKGACQASLSPFSVTRRIGHPYQNRTPPKRKKPRTSFSRVQICELEKRFHRQKYLASAERATLAKALKMTDAQVKTWFQNRRTKWRRQTAEEREAERQQANRLMLQLQQEAFQKTLSQPLQPDPLCLHNSSLYALQNLQPWADDNKLTV